In Agrococcus jenensis, the genomic window CCGGATCGTCCTGCTTTCGCCATGCGGGCAGGCTACGACCCGTTCCTGCGTGCGCGCCTCGCATCGGCGCAACTCACTCGGGCGCGCGCGTCGGCTCAGCCGTAGTCGGGGGCGCTGCCGGTGCCGGCGTACTCCTCGAACGTCGCGATGCCCTGCTCGTGCATCGCGGTCGCGACCTCGGGGCCGACGAAGCGCACGTGCCACGGCTCGAAGCGGTAGCCGGTGATGCCCTGGAGCCCGTCGGGGTAGCGGACGATGAAGCCGTGCTCCCAGGCGTGCTCGGCGATCCACCGCCCGGCCGCGGTGCCGCCGAAGCAGACGTCGAGGCGGCAGGCGCCGCCGGTGCCCATGACGTCGACCGAGAGCCCCGTCTGGTGCTCGCTGTGCCCGGGCCGCGCGCTCGTGGTGTCGGCCTGGGCCTGCCCGTACTGCGCCACATAGCCGTTGTAGAGCTGCGTCTGCCGCGCATAGCCGCGGTACGACGAGAAGACGTGGATGCCCTCGCCGATCTCGGCCTGCATCGCGGCCGACATCTGCGCGAGCGCCGCGTCGACCTCCGGGCGCACCGCCTCGTCGCCGTCCTGCGCGATCGAGACGGGCACGAGCACCGGCTGGTA contains:
- a CDS encoding M15 family metallopeptidase, with the translated sequence MRRVMVVLAAVLLVSGCAPVATPDASSPPASPTASSASPTPTPTATPTASATPEPAATTEPAAAPAPTAAPQPPSTAGVDIDSAASLQVLVNKRRPLVPADYQPVLVPVSIAQDGDEAVRPEVDAALAQMSAAMQAEIGEGIHVFSSYRGYARQTQLYNGYVAQYGQAQADTTSARPGHSEHQTGLSVDVMGTGGACRLDVCFGGTAAGRWIAEHAWEHGFIVRYPDGLQGITGYRFEPWHVRFVGPEVATAMHEQGIATFEEYAGTGSAPDYG